The following proteins are encoded in a genomic region of Reichenbachiella sp.:
- a CDS encoding CPBP family intramembrane glutamic endopeptidase yields MRFLEQGLDGNNQAWKYILVIVVGFVLGQLLGAIPFLYYAGQSGTQTLDFVAMGLDPNFGLVLMILPFMVSFLLCYIFIKWLHRRGFQQVVNGSDNFRWTKVWYAAGVWSVLMVIYLLFEYSINSENFIFQLNWTSFLPLVVVAILLIPIQTTFEEYILRGYFAQGIVGLTKSRWVAVLVPGLVFALLHAFNPEVEAHGFWVVMPQYITFGFLFGLIAILDDGIELAMGAHAANNVFLALFLTNKDSVLQTPAILEQLEINPMRDTITLIVLSIVFFFVLKKKYDWNMAILKDKVTV; encoded by the coding sequence ATGAGATTTTTAGAACAAGGGCTTGATGGCAACAATCAAGCATGGAAATATATTCTAGTTATTGTCGTGGGTTTTGTTTTGGGTCAATTGCTGGGAGCTATTCCATTTTTATATTATGCTGGACAGTCAGGTACACAGACTTTAGATTTTGTAGCGATGGGCTTGGACCCGAACTTTGGATTGGTGTTGATGATCCTGCCTTTTATGGTATCCTTTTTACTCTGCTATATTTTCATTAAGTGGTTGCACCGCAGAGGGTTTCAACAGGTGGTTAACGGATCGGATAATTTTAGATGGACCAAGGTTTGGTATGCCGCGGGCGTTTGGTCGGTTTTAATGGTCATCTATTTGTTGTTCGAGTACTCGATCAATTCGGAAAATTTTATTTTTCAGTTGAATTGGACCTCGTTTTTGCCATTGGTGGTAGTTGCTATTCTGCTCATTCCTATTCAAACGACTTTTGAAGAGTATATCCTAAGAGGATACTTTGCCCAAGGTATAGTTGGCTTAACGAAGAGCCGTTGGGTGGCTGTTTTAGTCCCAGGATTGGTGTTTGCCTTGTTGCATGCTTTCAACCCTGAAGTGGAGGCGCATGGATTTTGGGTAGTGATGCCACAATACATCACTTTCGGATTTTTGTTTGGTCTTATTGCGATACTGGACGACGGGATTGAATTGGCCATGGGTGCGCATGCAGCTAACAATGTATTTCTTGCACTTTTCCTAACCAATAAGGATTCAGTTCTGCAGACACCTGCCATTTTGGAACAATTGGAAATAAACCCCATGCGAGACACCATTACACTGATTGTATTGAGTATTGTTTTCTTTTTTGTATTGAAGAAAAAGTATGATTGGAATATGGCTATACTCAAAGACAAGGTGACAGTCTAG
- a CDS encoding short chain dehydrogenase, whose translation MKIIIVGGHGSIGRRVVDVLAKKHDIITASRSKGNVNVDLVDIESIRELYETVGDFDAVISIAGEAKWAPMKEMKEGDYYVGIRSKLMGQVNLVRVGMEYIKPNGSFTLTTGILADHPVDLTTSAAMVNGGIHSFVRAAALEMEKGIRINAVSSGLVEDAIDKYQDHFPGHNAIPMRKVVNGYIKSLEGKNNGEIIRIYDNC comes from the coding sequence ATGAAGATAATTATTGTAGGTGGTCACGGTTCGATTGGGCGTAGAGTAGTAGACGTCCTAGCCAAAAAACATGACATCATTACAGCCAGCCGATCAAAAGGAAATGTGAATGTAGATTTAGTTGATATTGAATCTATACGTGAGTTATATGAAACTGTTGGCGATTTTGACGCCGTCATAAGTATTGCGGGTGAGGCCAAATGGGCTCCTATGAAAGAAATGAAAGAGGGTGATTATTATGTTGGGATACGGAGCAAATTGATGGGGCAGGTCAATTTAGTCCGTGTAGGCATGGAATACATCAAACCTAATGGTTCATTTACGCTCACTACGGGTATTCTAGCTGATCATCCAGTGGATTTGACTACAAGTGCAGCCATGGTTAATGGTGGAATTCACAGTTTTGTCCGAGCGGCAGCATTGGAAATGGAAAAAGGGATTAGAATCAATGCGGTTTCCTCTGGATTGGTGGAGGATGCCATTGATAAATATCAGGATCATTTCCCTGGTCATAATGCCATACCTATGCGCAAAGTGGTAAATGGTTACATCAAAAGCCTGGAAGGCAAAAACAACGGTGAGATCATAAGAATTTATGACAACTGTTAG
- a CDS encoding two-component regulator propeller domain-containing protein, protein MFKKLLKFVLFQTIGLCLIQNLHAQKHSSKEQYILNQFSTETGLSQGNIYQIMKDTDGFLWIVSEDGLNRFDGYTFNVFSHRKEDSTSISDNSVWCVKEDSKGRLWVGTNQGGLCLYKKELDQFVSYQHEANDTSTISDNTVNAILEDSNGKLWIGTSWGVNIFHPETQTFKRMFANQKIEEEVISYKVYSLLESMDREIWVGTSDGISIYDLDGHLLRSISPGQLGLPKGKVTNMILDEKGTIWISVDGKGLLRYHASDTRMQLYEADPNDPNSLANNYIRSLLIDQNGNFWIGMDGFGFQIFDPEAEVFVKALQNSNFEPDQIEKVYEIYEDDHQNLWFGSYGHGVFLLNSNNSNFKHYTRNYTDKNSLSNNSVLAISEGEDGFIWLGTDGGGINVFDPRNESFRHIRNDGSDDRSIGTDVIKSLLFDSDGNLWAGTYNHGLDLLRRGSTKFEHFTIDNSGLNNNNVWALEEGDLGEIWIGTLGGGLNKYQAASGQIEKVEIELDRDSTLSSINISALLMDSEGVLWIGTMGYGVNVLDTKTNQSWGYSNAMPGPHQLSHDEIRYFFESSMGEIWIGTAYGLNKFNKESETFTKYFESDGLPNNVIKGIVEDENGYFWISTNNGVCRFDPKSGATTNFNQSDGLQGKEFNYNSSIMSQEGLIYMGGINGLNQFDPNRVQPNHYQPDILFTKFLLFNRPIRINRDGPLTKEINQIDYLELDYDQFIFSIEFAADEFQFPKKNNYQYKLEGFDPDWNVVGTARTATYTNLPAGNYKFMVKATNNSGVWSDQIRTLDIVVNPPWWHTKTAYAVFSAFAILMVLVIVRLRTSYLLAQKVRLRRLVSKRTKELEEKNERITMQAEELNAFNDSLNALNANLEKTVIERTNELVVKNKKLSDYAFLNAHNLRAPVANIKGLIQLMNLNLTPEEKEDYIQKIKEQVENVDAVLFDINQRLKKDTLVDAQEIEEILNQSINSSSSSDSSS, encoded by the coding sequence ATGTTTAAGAAGCTATTGAAGTTTGTTTTATTTCAAACAATAGGCCTTTGTCTTATTCAAAATCTGCATGCTCAAAAACACTCCTCCAAAGAGCAATATATTCTCAATCAATTTTCTACTGAGACGGGCTTATCTCAAGGGAATATCTATCAAATCATGAAAGACACCGATGGATTCCTATGGATCGTCAGTGAAGATGGACTGAATCGTTTTGATGGGTATACATTTAACGTTTTTAGTCATCGCAAGGAAGACTCTACCAGTATTTCGGATAATAGTGTTTGGTGTGTAAAAGAAGACTCCAAAGGAAGACTTTGGGTAGGGACAAACCAGGGTGGTCTTTGCTTATACAAAAAGGAACTAGATCAATTTGTGTCTTATCAGCACGAGGCTAATGATACTAGCACGATCAGTGACAATACAGTGAACGCCATTCTGGAAGATTCCAATGGAAAATTATGGATAGGTACAAGTTGGGGGGTGAATATTTTTCATCCTGAAACACAAACTTTCAAAAGAATGTTTGCCAATCAAAAAATTGAGGAGGAGGTAATCTCTTATAAGGTTTATTCGCTATTGGAGAGTATGGATCGTGAGATATGGGTAGGAACCAGTGATGGTATTTCCATTTATGATTTAGATGGTCATTTGTTGCGATCCATTTCTCCGGGTCAGTTGGGTTTGCCAAAAGGGAAAGTAACTAATATGATTCTGGATGAAAAGGGGACAATTTGGATTTCAGTAGACGGGAAAGGTTTGTTGCGATATCATGCCTCCGACACCCGCATGCAGCTGTATGAGGCCGACCCAAACGATCCAAATTCCTTGGCTAATAATTATATCCGCAGTCTATTGATCGATCAGAATGGAAATTTTTGGATAGGCATGGACGGTTTTGGTTTTCAAATATTTGACCCTGAAGCTGAGGTATTCGTAAAGGCATTGCAAAATTCAAATTTTGAACCGGATCAAATCGAAAAGGTGTATGAAATATATGAAGATGACCACCAAAATCTTTGGTTCGGTTCATATGGGCATGGTGTGTTTTTACTCAATAGCAACAACAGCAACTTCAAACATTATACTCGAAATTATACTGATAAAAATTCTCTATCTAATAATTCCGTATTGGCTATATCTGAAGGTGAGGACGGGTTTATCTGGCTAGGAACAGATGGAGGGGGTATTAATGTTTTTGATCCTCGAAATGAAAGTTTTCGACACATCAGAAATGACGGTAGTGATGATCGATCTATTGGTACCGATGTGATCAAGTCTTTACTCTTTGATTCTGATGGCAACCTTTGGGCAGGAACTTACAATCATGGGCTGGATTTACTCAGGAGGGGTAGCACCAAGTTTGAACACTTTACCATAGACAATTCGGGGCTCAACAATAATAATGTTTGGGCTTTGGAAGAAGGGGATTTAGGGGAGATTTGGATAGGAACGCTAGGTGGTGGACTGAATAAGTATCAAGCTGCTTCTGGTCAAATTGAAAAAGTTGAGATCGAATTGGATAGGGATTCAACCTTGTCAAGTATCAATATTTCTGCGCTCCTCATGGATTCCGAAGGGGTCTTATGGATTGGTACCATGGGTTATGGTGTAAACGTGTTGGATACAAAGACCAATCAATCCTGGGGCTATTCCAATGCCATGCCCGGACCCCATCAGTTGAGCCACGATGAAATCAGATATTTTTTCGAAAGTAGTATGGGTGAAATTTGGATTGGAACTGCCTATGGTTTGAATAAATTCAATAAAGAAAGTGAGACATTTACCAAATATTTTGAATCGGATGGTCTGCCAAATAATGTCATCAAGGGAATAGTAGAAGATGAAAACGGTTACTTTTGGATCAGCACCAATAATGGGGTATGTAGATTTGACCCAAAATCAGGTGCCACTACAAACTTTAATCAATCCGATGGACTACAAGGTAAGGAATTTAACTACAATTCGTCCATCATGAGCCAAGAGGGCTTGATATATATGGGAGGGATAAATGGATTGAATCAGTTCGACCCTAATAGGGTGCAACCCAATCACTACCAACCCGATATTCTTTTTACTAAATTTCTACTTTTCAACCGGCCGATACGGATTAATAGGGATGGACCTTTAACTAAAGAAATCAATCAGATCGATTACCTCGAGTTAGATTACGATCAATTTATCTTTTCTATAGAATTCGCTGCTGATGAATTTCAGTTTCCGAAAAAGAATAATTATCAGTATAAACTAGAAGGCTTCGATCCGGATTGGAACGTAGTGGGTACAGCCAGAACAGCTACCTATACAAACCTGCCTGCTGGAAATTACAAGTTCATGGTGAAGGCAACCAACAACTCTGGTGTTTGGAGCGATCAGATTAGGACGTTGGATATTGTGGTTAATCCTCCATGGTGGCATACCAAAACCGCTTACGCTGTATTTTCGGCCTTTGCCATTTTGATGGTTTTGGTTATTGTGCGGCTACGAACCTCTTATTTGTTGGCTCAAAAAGTAAGACTTCGGCGTTTGGTTAGTAAAAGAACCAAGGAGTTGGAAGAGAAAAACGAACGCATAACCATGCAGGCTGAAGAGCTCAATGCCTTTAATGATTCATTGAATGCGCTCAATGCAAACTTGGAAAAGACAGTCATCGAGCGTACGAATGAGCTTGTGGTAAAAAACAAGAAGCTCTCAGATTACGCCTTTCTAAATGCGCATAACCTGAGAGCTCCTGTGGCCAATATCAAGGGTCTGATTCAGCTCATGAATCTTAATTTGACTCCTGAAGAAAAAGAAGATTATATTCAAAAAATCAAAGAGCAGGTAGAAAATGTAGATGCCGTACTTTTTGATATCAATCAAAGATTGAAAAAGGATACCCTCGTAGATGCCCAAGAAATAGAGGAAATCTTAAATCAATCTATCAACTCCTCTTCCTCTTCCGATTCTTCATCCTGA
- the rsmG gene encoding 16S rRNA (guanine(527)-N(7))-methyltransferase RsmG produces the protein MNDKEGIFNYFPELSNQQKEQFEKLMPLYTEWNAKINVVSRKDIEELYIRHVLHSLGIAKVQSFKPNAQILDIGTGGGFPGIPLAILFPESEFLLVDSIGKKIKVVNEIAKDLGLTNVRGVHSRAEDISGQFDFIVSRAVTRMKGFYAWTKGKIKKESNHELQNGILYLKGGDLTEELRESKLRYKIYELPDYFSEEFFDTKKVVHVPRQ, from the coding sequence ATGAATGACAAAGAGGGAATCTTCAATTACTTTCCAGAGTTATCCAACCAACAAAAGGAGCAATTTGAAAAGCTCATGCCGCTCTATACGGAATGGAATGCGAAAATCAACGTTGTTTCAAGAAAGGATATTGAAGAACTATACATTCGTCATGTGCTGCACTCTTTGGGCATTGCCAAAGTACAATCCTTTAAGCCAAATGCTCAAATATTAGATATCGGAACCGGTGGTGGATTTCCAGGTATCCCGTTAGCCATTCTCTTTCCTGAGTCAGAATTTTTGTTGGTCGATAGTATCGGCAAGAAGATCAAAGTAGTGAATGAAATCGCGAAAGATCTTGGTCTTACCAATGTAAGAGGTGTTCATTCCAGAGCAGAAGATATTAGCGGTCAGTTTGATTTTATTGTAAGTCGAGCAGTCACACGCATGAAAGGCTTCTACGCTTGGACCAAAGGTAAAATAAAAAAGGAGTCCAATCATGAACTCCAAAATGGCATTTTATACTTAAAGGGTGGTGATCTAACCGAAGAATTGAGAGAATCAAAACTGAGATATAAAATCTATGAACTGCCCGATTATTTCAGCGAAGAGTTTTTCGACACTAAGAAAGTAGTGCATGTACCTCGTCAATGA
- a CDS encoding DUF4494 domain-containing protein encodes MKIWYQCKAKYGKENEEGIIKQTSELHLVDAVSYTDAESRIYGAMERTVSGEFQIMTISKTNIGEVINFEDADYWYKCKVQYSTVDGDSEKEVKITTYILTSAESVKDAYEKVEKSLDNMLVPFEISSITKTNLVEVFPEMDEEEIPANLTPLSEVQDEESEEEEELID; translated from the coding sequence ATGAAAATCTGGTATCAGTGCAAAGCCAAATACGGCAAGGAAAACGAAGAAGGAATTATCAAACAAACTTCCGAACTGCATTTAGTGGATGCTGTTTCGTATACCGATGCTGAGTCCAGAATCTATGGCGCCATGGAAAGAACAGTCAGTGGAGAATTCCAGATCATGACTATTTCCAAAACCAACATTGGCGAAGTGATCAACTTTGAAGATGCTGACTACTGGTATAAGTGCAAAGTGCAATATTCGACAGTGGATGGCGACTCTGAGAAAGAGGTCAAAATCACTACCTACATCCTCACCAGTGCTGAAAGTGTGAAAGACGCTTATGAGAAGGTGGAGAAAAGTCTTGATAATATGCTTGTGCCATTCGAGATTTCGAGTATCACGAAAACTAATCTTGTAGAAGTGTTCCCAGAAATGGATGAAGAAGAGATTCCTGCCAACCTTACTCCTTTATCAGAGGTTCAGGATGAAGAATCGGAAGAGGAAGAGGAGTTGATAGATTGA